A part of Desulfobacter sp. genomic DNA contains:
- a CDS encoding universal stress protein: MKILVGYDGGEVGRQALSLARDMAGIRSAFVYVVTSMTGGSSEKQADVERAEAGLKFAKSFMEFSGIQCDCQQSVRGLSAGEDLVKFARENDIDHIFLGIRKKSRAQKAILGSTARYVILKAPCPVTTVKFEGDQISSEDLLKDRRILVVDDEPDILETIEELLDMCFLDLVDSFDTARKMLRKNQYDLAILDIMGVSGYDILKLAREKEVPALMLTAHALTPENLKESIQRGADSYIPKDELANLTDHAADVIRARITGQQGVWFSTLKPFFDRTFGKGWRDKDRTFWNSFDDRYGK, from the coding sequence ATGAAAATACTGGTTGGATATGACGGCGGCGAAGTGGGGCGGCAGGCCCTTTCCCTGGCCCGGGACATGGCCGGCATCCGCTCCGCCTTTGTCTATGTGGTCACCTCCATGACCGGCGGTTCTTCAGAAAAGCAGGCCGACGTTGAACGGGCTGAAGCCGGCCTGAAATTCGCCAAATCATTCATGGAATTTTCCGGCATCCAGTGCGACTGCCAGCAGAGCGTCCGGGGACTCTCCGCCGGAGAGGATTTGGTCAAATTTGCCCGGGAGAACGATATCGACCACATTTTCCTGGGGATCAGAAAAAAATCCCGGGCCCAGAAGGCCATCCTGGGTTCCACGGCCAGGTACGTCATACTCAAGGCCCCCTGCCCGGTCACCACGGTGAAATTCGAAGGGGATCAGATCTCCTCGGAAGACCTGCTCAAAGACCGGCGCATCCTGGTGGTGGATGATGAACCCGATATTCTGGAGACCATTGAGGAGCTTCTGGACATGTGCTTTCTGGATCTGGTCGACTCCTTTGATACCGCCCGAAAGATGCTCCGGAAAAATCAATACGATCTGGCCATACTGGATATCATGGGGGTCAGCGGCTACGACATCCTCAAGCTGGCCCGGGAAAAGGAGGTGCCGGCCCTGATGCTCACGGCCCATGCACTTACCCCGGAGAACCTCAAGGAATCCATCCAGCGGGGAGCAGACTCCTATATTCCCAAGGACGAACTGGCCAATCTCACCGACCATGCCGCAGACGTCATCCGTGCCAGAATCACGGGACAGCAGGGCGTCTGGTTTTCTACCCTCAAGCCATTTTTCGACCGGACCTTCGGAAAAGGATGGCGGGACAAGGACCGGACCTTCTGGAACTCCTTTGACGACAGGTATGGAAAATAA
- a CDS encoding ABC transporter ATP-binding protein has protein sequence MENLLEVNNIEVVYNDIIQVLRGVSLNVPKGSIVSLLGTNGAGKTTTLRAVSGLLKPENGAIKEGYIKFDGTDTTAMMGTDVVKQGAVMVPEGRRVFKHLTVNENILVGSITRKDGSAAIKKDLDLMYQHFPRLSKVTNRMAGYSSGGEQQMIAIARALMAAPKMLMLDEPSLGLAPLLVKEIFDNIRRINQELSTTILVVEQNAKVALGISDYAYIMESGKIVLEGSSEDLQNNPDVKEFYMGITKGGGRKSFKNIKSYKRRKRWM, from the coding sequence ATGGAAAATCTGCTTGAAGTCAACAATATCGAAGTGGTGTACAACGATATCATCCAGGTGCTGAGGGGGGTGAGCCTCAACGTACCCAAGGGCAGCATCGTCTCTTTGCTGGGCACCAACGGGGCCGGCAAGACCACGACGCTTCGGGCCGTTTCCGGCCTTCTCAAACCGGAAAACGGCGCCATAAAGGAAGGGTACATCAAATTCGACGGGACCGACACCACTGCCATGATGGGCACAGATGTGGTGAAACAGGGCGCCGTCATGGTACCCGAAGGCCGCCGGGTGTTCAAACATCTTACGGTGAACGAAAACATTCTGGTGGGATCCATCACCCGAAAGGATGGATCTGCGGCCATCAAAAAGGACCTGGACCTCATGTACCAGCACTTTCCCAGGCTCTCCAAGGTGACCAACCGCATGGCCGGATACTCTTCCGGGGGAGAGCAGCAGATGATCGCCATTGCCCGGGCACTCATGGCCGCCCCCAAAATGCTCATGCTGGACGAGCCCTCCCTGGGGCTGGCCCCCCTGCTGGTCAAGGAGATCTTCGATAATATCCGCCGCATCAACCAGGAACTCTCCACCACCATCCTGGTGGTGGAGCAGAACGCCAAGGTGGCCCTGGGCATTTCGGATTACGCCTATATCATGGAGTCGGGCAAAATCGTTCTGGAAGGATCCTCCGAAGACCTCCAGAACAATCCCGACGTCAAGGAGTTTTACATGGGCATCACCAAGGGCGGCGGACGGAAATCATTTAAGAATATTAAATCCTATAAAAGAAGAAAACGCTGGATGTAA
- a CDS encoding CoA transferase, which yields MEVRYHDKESRDGGRLPLEGIKVVEYGVFHAGPGGGAILGDLGAEVVKVEAPVGDGIRYWTKVGAVDMAGPHGGSLAFEVSNRNKKNICLDIKTKGGREIFNRLVREADVFLTNLRKSTTLKLNLDYDAIRRLNPKIIHASVSGYGHEGPLQDIGAFDPLGQACSGMMFNTGGATPALLHIGVLDQATAISLSHAVLAALLARERQGISQEVHVSLYGSALWLQHINLMLANTLKIDPCVPADRSHHSPLRNVFCCSDGQWVMCTHHPEEKYWARFCRVMGTPELLDDPGFTDEKGAPIVSDELTDRFDRIFATRTRDEWMGDFMAAKLMFAPIQKVMDVENDPQARANGFVRPADYPGLGEMNLPGYPARFGKCRPGTLTRAAEKGEHTEEVLQKLGYTALEIESFKEKGAAQ from the coding sequence ATGGAAGTCAGGTATCATGATAAAGAGAGCCGGGACGGAGGGCGTCTGCCCCTTGAAGGGATAAAAGTTGTGGAATACGGGGTCTTCCATGCCGGCCCCGGTGGCGGGGCCATACTGGGGGACCTGGGGGCAGAGGTGGTCAAGGTGGAGGCCCCGGTGGGCGACGGCATCCGCTATTGGACCAAGGTGGGTGCCGTGGACATGGCCGGGCCCCACGGCGGCAGCCTGGCCTTTGAGGTCTCCAACCGGAATAAGAAAAATATCTGTTTGGACATAAAGACGAAAGGGGGCCGGGAAATTTTCAACCGGCTGGTCCGGGAGGCCGATGTCTTTTTGACCAATCTGCGCAAGAGCACCACCCTTAAACTGAATTTGGATTATGACGCCATCCGCCGCCTCAATCCCAAAATCATCCATGCCAGCGTCTCCGGCTACGGCCATGAGGGACCGCTGCAGGATATCGGCGCCTTTGATCCCCTGGGCCAGGCCTGTTCCGGCATGATGTTTAATACCGGGGGCGCCACGCCGGCGCTGCTTCACATCGGTGTCCTGGACCAGGCCACGGCCATCAGCCTTTCCCATGCCGTCCTTGCCGCCCTGCTGGCCAGGGAGAGACAGGGGATTTCCCAGGAGGTCCATGTCTCCCTATACGGATCGGCATTATGGCTCCAGCATATCAACCTCATGCTGGCCAACACCCTGAAGATAGACCCCTGCGTGCCGGCGGACCGCTCCCACCATTCTCCCCTGCGAAACGTATTCTGCTGTTCCGACGGCCAGTGGGTGATGTGCACCCACCATCCCGAAGAAAAATACTGGGCCAGATTCTGCCGGGTGATGGGCACCCCTGAACTGCTGGATGATCCAGGGTTCACCGATGAAAAGGGCGCGCCCATCGTCTCCGACGAACTCACCGACCGGTTCGACAGGATTTTTGCCACCCGGACCCGGGATGAGTGGATGGGGGATTTCATGGCGGCCAAACTGATGTTCGCCCCCATCCAGAAGGTGATGGATGTGGAAAATGACCCCCAGGCCAGGGCCAACGGCTTTGTCAGGCCGGCCGATTATCCCGGCTTGGGGGAGATGAACCTGCCGGGCTATCCGGCCCGTTTCGGGAAATGCCGGCCCGGCACCCTGACCCGGGCGGCGGAAAAGGGGGAGCACACCGAGGAAGTCCTTCAGAAGCTGGGATATACGGCCCTGGAAATTGAGTCGTTTAAGGAAAAAGGGGCGGCCCAGTAA
- a CDS encoding ABC transporter substrate-binding protein, translating into MKKTTRVLTAALIMFFAFAATATAGQVYKLGFSGAITGPTSDAGNPLSKGIEDWFKYVNDNKLLGDDKIECTIRDDQYKTDVTKRNFEEYLDDGIVFYLNYSTGSTLGLKMDFEEEQMPTVPSSYHEGNLVDSTYIFIPVATYSENMVALAEYVVKNHKGGKPKVALFIHPSAFGRGPVEDTKKAVAAGLNMDIVEVVEHGKDLDNSAMLKRLMSKGVQYVICHTVQSPVATMIKDAMRLNVTAKSFGEPGKLTFLGAHYTGGADLIALAGDAAENYYWTCSYNLTTEDNEKSQKQLKLAKTYGRDDKAANSHNYAAGILQAQIPTQAIIMAKAAGLEVNPANLYKMLNQMNGAKVFNSFAAVGPVSYSANDHVGVDVVNIYKVDKGVFKAISSIESEYMKKLRAK; encoded by the coding sequence ATGAAAAAAACAACGAGGGTTTTAACGGCAGCTTTAATCATGTTCTTTGCCTTTGCCGCAACAGCTACGGCGGGCCAGGTGTACAAGCTGGGATTTTCAGGAGCCATCACAGGCCCCACGTCGGATGCGGGCAACCCCCTGTCCAAGGGGATTGAGGACTGGTTCAAGTATGTCAACGACAACAAACTGCTGGGGGACGACAAAATCGAGTGTACCATCCGGGACGACCAGTATAAAACCGATGTCACCAAACGGAATTTTGAAGAGTACCTGGATGACGGCATCGTCTTTTACCTCAATTACTCCACCGGCTCCACCCTGGGCCTGAAAATGGATTTTGAAGAAGAACAGATGCCCACGGTGCCCTCCTCCTACCATGAGGGAAACCTGGTGGATTCCACCTATATTTTTATCCCCGTGGCCACCTATTCTGAAAACATGGTGGCCCTGGCTGAATATGTGGTTAAGAACCACAAGGGCGGCAAACCCAAGGTGGCCCTGTTCATCCACCCCAGCGCCTTTGGCAGGGGGCCGGTGGAAGATACCAAAAAGGCCGTGGCCGCAGGACTCAACATGGACATCGTCGAAGTGGTGGAACACGGCAAGGACCTGGATAACTCGGCCATGCTCAAACGGCTCATGAGCAAGGGGGTCCAGTATGTGATCTGCCATACGGTACAGTCCCCTGTGGCCACCATGATCAAGGATGCCATGCGCCTTAATGTCACAGCCAAATCATTCGGCGAGCCCGGCAAACTGACCTTTCTGGGCGCCCATTACACGGGCGGGGCGGACTTGATTGCCCTGGCCGGGGACGCGGCTGAAAACTACTATTGGACCTGTTCCTACAACCTGACCACGGAAGACAATGAAAAATCCCAAAAACAGCTGAAACTGGCCAAAACCTACGGCAGGGACGACAAGGCCGCCAATTCCCATAACTATGCAGCCGGCATCCTCCAGGCCCAGATTCCCACCCAGGCCATCATCATGGCCAAGGCCGCCGGCCTGGAGGTCAATCCTGCAAACCTCTACAAAATGCTGAACCAGATGAACGGGGCCAAGGTCTTTAACTCCTTTGCCGCAGTGGGCCCGGTATCCTATTCCGCCAACGACCATGTGGGGGTTGACGTGGTTAACATTTACAAGGTGGACAAGGGGGTATTCAAGGCCATCAGCTCCATTGAATCCGAATATATGAAAAAGCTGAGGGCCAAATAG
- a CDS encoding class I SAM-dependent methyltransferase → MDRTEESFWAQKACNYDRYKKNSIEKIVEQILKDIKPEDDVLDIACGTGLAALKVAECAKHVDAVDSETKMLSVAQQKIDSAKIQNIDLHVQNAYDLDFPDRHFDSIIILNSLHVMETPEAALKEAKRVLKPKGKLYVPTYCHAETEEVLKNYEKWSLKSGHTSYHLFTCQSLCDRVESCGFEIQENKTHYINTGMDNGIMAIGYVVATHEI, encoded by the coding sequence TTGGACCGGACAGAAGAATCCTTTTGGGCACAGAAAGCCTGCAACTACGACAGATATAAGAAAAATAGCATTGAAAAAATAGTGGAACAGATTCTAAAGGATATTAAACCTGAAGATGATGTCCTGGATATTGCTTGTGGCACTGGATTGGCGGCTTTAAAAGTTGCTGAATGTGCAAAACATGTTGATGCCGTTGATAGCGAAACAAAAATGCTGTCCGTGGCTCAGCAGAAGATTGATTCAGCAAAAATACAAAATATAGATTTACATGTACAAAATGCCTACGATCTCGATTTCCCGGACCGCCATTTCGATTCAATTATTATTCTCAATTCCCTGCATGTTATGGAAACACCGGAAGCCGCTTTGAAAGAAGCCAAACGGGTTTTAAAACCAAAAGGCAAACTGTATGTCCCCACATATTGCCATGCTGAGACAGAGGAGGTGTTGAAAAATTATGAAAAGTGGTCGCTGAAATCAGGCCATACATCCTATCACCTGTTTACCTGTCAATCCCTTTGTGACCGGGTTGAAAGCTGCGGTTTTGAAATACAGGAGAATAAAACCCATTATATTAACACCGGGATGGATAATGGTATTATGGCAATAGGCTATGTTGTTGCCACTCATGAAATTTAG
- the gcvA gene encoding transcriptional regulator GcvA, protein MKNMNKRDLPSLNGLRAFEAAARHLSFTRAARELNVTQGAVSRQIKQLESHLNTILFHRNHRTLTLTDQGRLLAQPLTRSLDIMADAVYRLKTQQHDLNLKVHPTFAIRWLIPRLHRFQSKYPEIRVRLTTSSVNVDFARENFDAGITHLGREVPGVIRERILKEQLVPVCAPSLLKKGPAITAPEDLRCHTLLHNSPDMREWSAWAAQTGVSDLSLERGQIFEVDDAALQAATAGLGVALGDLFLIRDELASGRLVTPLGKTPIRTGSYYFSRPDFEPENKGVRVFREWISQTLG, encoded by the coding sequence ATGAAAAATATGAACAAAAGGGACCTGCCCTCCCTGAACGGACTCAGGGCCTTTGAAGCCGCGGCCCGCCACCTGAGCTTTACCAGGGCCGCACGGGAGCTGAATGTCACCCAGGGGGCGGTGAGCCGGCAGATCAAACAGCTGGAATCCCATCTCAACACCATTCTCTTCCACCGCAACCACAGGACCCTGACCCTCACCGACCAGGGACGGCTTCTGGCCCAGCCCCTGACCCGGTCCCTGGACATCATGGCCGACGCCGTATACCGGCTGAAAACCCAGCAGCATGACCTCAACCTCAAGGTTCACCCGACATTTGCCATAAGGTGGCTGATTCCCCGGCTCCACCGGTTCCAGTCAAAGTACCCGGAAATCAGGGTCAGGCTGACCACCTCTTCGGTGAATGTGGATTTTGCCCGGGAAAATTTCGATGCCGGCATCACCCATCTTGGCAGGGAGGTCCCGGGGGTCATCCGGGAAAGGATACTCAAGGAGCAGCTGGTGCCGGTCTGCGCCCCCTCCCTTCTCAAAAAGGGACCGGCCATCACTGCCCCCGAGGACCTGCGGTGCCACACCCTGCTCCACAACAGCCCGGACATGCGGGAGTGGAGCGCCTGGGCCGCCCAGACCGGGGTCTCTGACCTCTCCCTGGAACGGGGGCAGATCTTTGAAGTGGACGACGCCGCCCTCCAGGCCGCCACCGCTGGCCTGGGCGTGGCCCTGGGCGACCTTTTCCTGATCCGGGACGAACTGGCCTCGGGCCGGCTGGTGACCCCATTGGGAAAAACCCCCATCCGGACCGGCAGCTATTATTTTTCCCGGCCGGATTTTGAGCCTGAAAACAAAGGGGTCCGGGTGTTCCGGGAATGGATCAGCCAGACCCTGGGATAA
- a CDS encoding branched-chain amino acid ABC transporter permease gives MSQNQWLATGNFFTSYKEEQHTFFTHLDRTIFTLFLVLLFAWPLVFEVGNKYMFVVNNVLIAIVAVMGLNLVTGFAGLISIGHAAFVGIGAYTVASFCRTLGTAHVLVTHFWPLVIILAGLVGAGFGALVGLPAFRLKHLYLAIATLSFQMIFQWVINFMTFFNQGQTISIGRVFWFTGKVGRRDHYFFWYYVILVVVVLMGFGIRNLLKTKYGRALVAVRDNDRAADAMGMHPGLTKVYAFALAGFFAGVAGALHAYVYRGVGFESFTLHESIGYLAMAIVGGLGTLNGSFWGPVAIKFLDLQVEQLSESAAQYLPAGMNLATALKPFTFGLVIVLFLMFEPRGIANWWRIVKSYTKLWPFRY, from the coding sequence ATGTCACAGAATCAATGGCTGGCAACGGGCAATTTTTTCACCTCCTACAAAGAGGAACAGCACACCTTTTTCACCCACCTGGACAGGACCATATTCACCCTCTTTTTAGTCCTGCTCTTTGCATGGCCCCTGGTCTTTGAGGTGGGCAACAAGTACATGTTTGTGGTCAACAATGTCCTCATCGCCATTGTGGCGGTGATGGGGCTCAACCTGGTCACCGGATTTGCCGGACTCATTTCCATCGGCCACGCCGCCTTTGTGGGCATCGGCGCCTACACCGTGGCTTCCTTCTGCCGGACCCTGGGGACCGCCCATGTCCTGGTCACCCATTTCTGGCCCCTGGTGATCATCCTGGCCGGGCTTGTGGGGGCGGGATTCGGGGCCCTGGTCGGGCTGCCGGCCTTCCGGCTCAAGCATCTCTATCTGGCCATCGCCACCCTCTCCTTTCAGATGATCTTCCAGTGGGTGATCAACTTCATGACCTTTTTCAACCAGGGCCAGACCATCTCCATCGGCCGTGTCTTCTGGTTCACCGGCAAGGTGGGGCGGCGGGACCATTATTTTTTCTGGTACTATGTCATCCTGGTGGTTGTGGTGCTGATGGGGTTCGGCATCCGGAACCTGCTTAAAACCAAATACGGCAGGGCCCTGGTGGCGGTGAGGGACAACGACAGGGCCGCCGACGCCATGGGCATGCACCCGGGGCTGACCAAGGTATACGCCTTTGCCCTGGCCGGTTTTTTCGCAGGGGTGGCCGGCGCCCTGCACGCCTACGTATACCGGGGGGTGGGCTTTGAATCCTTTACCCTCCACGAATCCATCGGGTATCTTGCCATGGCCATTGTCGGGGGCCTGGGCACCTTGAACGGCAGTTTCTGGGGGCCGGTGGCCATCAAATTTCTGGACCTTCAGGTGGAACAGCTTTCCGAATCCGCGGCCCAGTACCTGCCGGCGGGCATGAACCTGGCCACGGCATTGAAGCCCTTCACCTTCGGTCTGGTCATCGTTTTATTTTTAATGTTCGAGCCCCGGGGCATCGCCAATTGGTGGCGGATCGTAAAATCGTATACCAAGCTGTGGCCCTTCAGGTATTGA
- a CDS encoding branched-chain amino acid ABC transporter permease, translating into MTYFFQIVVSGIVVGSIYALAALGLVLVYKSSRVANFAHGQIIAAGAFITFFLTVDLGVPIFFSFLASMAITFFLAMSVERIFLRRLIGEPIISVIMVTIGLASIIDGLIYLTPFGTENFSFPPFLPDTPLTLAGVSISWTQLVGVIITFILIGGFSWFFKKSTVGISMRAVSDDQFGSMSVGISVPRVFGLAWATAGLSAAAAGCIIGNITGLNFDTLHAFGIVVFPVVILGGLDSILGAVVAGIIMGLIQQFAAGYLDGNWGLNGTGDVAPYVILLIILLFKPHGLFGIHEIERV; encoded by the coding sequence ATGACGTATTTTTTCCAAATCGTGGTCAGCGGGATTGTGGTGGGTTCGATCTACGCCCTGGCGGCCCTGGGGCTGGTGCTTGTCTACAAGTCCAGCCGGGTGGCCAATTTCGCCCACGGCCAGATCATCGCGGCCGGGGCATTCATCACCTTTTTTCTCACCGTGGACCTGGGCGTGCCCATTTTCTTTTCCTTTCTCGCCTCCATGGCCATCACCTTTTTCCTGGCCATGAGCGTGGAACGGATTTTCCTGCGGCGCCTCATCGGCGAGCCCATCATTTCGGTGATCATGGTAACCATCGGCCTGGCCTCCATCATTGACGGGCTGATCTACCTGACCCCATTTGGTACGGAAAACTTCTCCTTTCCGCCCTTTTTACCCGACACCCCCCTGACCCTGGCCGGGGTCTCCATCTCCTGGACCCAATTGGTGGGGGTGATCATTACCTTCATTCTCATCGGAGGGTTCTCCTGGTTTTTTAAAAAATCCACCGTGGGCATTTCCATGCGGGCGGTTTCCGACGACCAGTTCGGTTCCATGTCCGTGGGGATCTCGGTTCCCCGGGTATTCGGACTGGCCTGGGCCACGGCCGGCCTTTCGGCCGCCGCCGCCGGCTGTATCATCGGCAATATCACAGGTTTAAACTTCGACACCCTCCACGCCTTCGGCATCGTGGTTTTCCCCGTGGTCATCCTGGGCGGCCTGGACTCCATCCTGGGGGCTGTTGTGGCCGGCATCATCATGGGGCTGATCCAGCAGTTCGCCGCCGGCTACCTGGACGGCAACTGGGGGCTGAACGGCACAGGCGACGTGGCCCCCTATGTTATTCTGCTCATCATCCTGCTGTTTAAACCCCATGGGCTCTTCGGCATCCATGAAATCGAGAGGGTATAG
- a CDS encoding transporter substrate-binding domain-containing protein gives MITFAFSEWQPVFHIDENKEMQGLYPEILAELFEKRLGITVVGVDLPWVRSQMNIKNGQSDFSLMVPNEERLAYTEMSKEPVCQLFMNVFTYKGHPKLEAIRKITSARDIKRLGLRPATNIGNGWHKKNIDAYGIHTDYLPDDRLIFRYLAKKRADIVIDILVPSLYHIRKETLQSQIEVTDARFGPLNIHLMMGKKSKYRHLMPRIDQAIAEMKRQGVIQKLMAKFEGAR, from the coding sequence ATGATTACCTTTGCCTTTTCGGAATGGCAGCCGGTCTTCCATATTGACGAAAACAAAGAGATGCAGGGGCTTTACCCGGAAATTCTCGCGGAATTATTTGAAAAAAGACTGGGAATAACCGTCGTCGGCGTGGATCTGCCATGGGTAAGAAGCCAGATGAACATAAAAAACGGACAGTCGGATTTCTCTCTCATGGTGCCCAATGAAGAGCGCCTGGCCTATACGGAGATGAGCAAAGAACCGGTCTGCCAACTGTTTATGAACGTTTTCACCTATAAAGGCCATCCCAAACTTGAGGCCATTAGAAAAATAACCTCTGCCCGGGACATTAAACGGCTTGGGCTGCGCCCCGCCACCAATATCGGAAACGGGTGGCATAAAAAAAATATCGATGCCTACGGCATCCATACCGACTACCTGCCGGACGATCGCCTCATCTTCAGGTACCTGGCAAAGAAGCGGGCGGACATCGTCATTGATATCCTCGTGCCCAGCCTGTATCACATCCGCAAGGAGACCCTTCAATCACAGATTGAAGTTACCGACGCCCGGTTCGGCCCCCTGAACATCCATTTGATGATGGGGAAAAAATCAAAATACCGCCATCTCATGCCCAGGATAGATCAGGCCATCGCGGAGATGAAGCGCCAGGGGGTTATCCAGAAACTCATGGCCAAATTCGAAGGTGCCCGATAA
- the fosX gene encoding FosX/FosE/FosI family fosfomycin resistance thiol transferase translates to MIEGISHITLIVQDLDRTSTLFTSVLGATQVYDSGKAPFSLSEERFFLLGGIWITIMKGDALPERSYNHIAFKIPESEFTHCRHRLEKAGIDFKEGRPRIHGEGLSLYFYDYDNHLFELHTGTLETRLQAYEGK, encoded by the coding sequence ATGATTGAAGGGATTAGCCACATCACACTGATTGTTCAGGACTTGGACCGGACAAGCACTCTTTTTACATCGGTCCTGGGGGCAACGCAAGTATACGACAGCGGGAAAGCACCCTTCTCTTTGTCTGAGGAACGATTCTTCCTCCTTGGCGGTATCTGGATTACGATTATGAAGGGAGACGCCCTGCCTGAGCGGTCATACAACCACATCGCTTTCAAAATTCCCGAGTCGGAGTTTACACACTGCAGACACCGTCTGGAAAAGGCAGGGATCGATTTTAAAGAAGGGCGTCCAAGGATTCATGGTGAAGGATTGTCCCTCTATTTCTACGACTACGACAACCATCTTTTTGAACTTCATACAGGGACCCTGGAAACACGGCTTCAGGCATATGAGGGAAAATAA